The Actinomycetota bacterium genome contains the following window.
GGCTGCGGACAAGCTCTCCGCGGCGGTTCAGAAGGCCGGAGTCGCCAAGGAGGACGTCCAAACGGCGAACATCAGCGTCTACCCGCAGTACCGTCAGAAGAGCGGCAAGCCCGAGATCACCGGGTACCAGGCGTCGATCGACGTGCGCGTGAAGGTCCGCGACATCGAGCGCGTGGGCGACGTGATAGCTGCGGGTTCGGACGCGGGAGCCACCAACATCGGCGGCCCCAGCTTCGTGCTGGACGATGACGCTGCCGCCAGCGCCGAGGCGATCGAGAACGCGATTGACAAGGCCCGCGCGCGCGGCGAGGCGATGGCCAAAGCCGCCGGCCGCACGCTCGGCGCGATTCGGGCGGTGAGCGACTCGGGTGTGTCCACGCCCGTCTACCACGGCACGTGGTCCGACGGTCTCAGGGGGTACGCGCCGGAAGCCATCGCCGTCGAGCCCGGACAACTCGACATCACCGCGAACGTGACGGTGATCTTCGACCTGGAGTAGACGCGCGCGACTGGTGCCTCCCCGTCGCGCTACACTGCTGCGGTAGGGAGGCACAATGCGCACGATCATCGGAGTCATGGGCGGTGGCGAGGCCGATCCCGCGACCACTGCAGCGGCCGGCCAGCTCGGCGCGCTCATCGCTGCGCAGGGTTGGGTGCTCCTCACCGGCGGCCGCGCATGCGGGGTCATGGACGCTTCCTCACGTGGCGCGCACGAGGCCGGGGGAACCGTCGTCGGCGTACTGCCGGATGACGACACGCGACGCACGTCGGGCCACGTGGACATCCCGATCCTCACGGGCATGGGCGACGCCCGCAACGTGATCAACGTGCTCTCGAGCCGGGTTGTCGTCGCCATGCGGGGCAGCGCCGGCACGATCTCCGAGGTCGCGCACGCCCTCAAGGCAGGTCGGCCCGTGGTCGCCCTTGACTTCCCGCTCGGCGAGCGGTTCATCGAGTACTACACGTCCGGACGCCTCGTCGACGTCTCCAACCCGATTGAGGCAATCGAGGCAGTCCGCACGTTCCTTGGCGAAAGGGACACGCCGTGAGCGTTGCCGGCAAGGTCGTGGTCATCACAGGCTCAACACGCGGCATCGGTCGCTCGATCGCCGAGGCCTGCGCGGGCGCGGGAGCGCATGTCGTGGTGAGCTCGCGCACGCCCGAGGCGGTCGAGGGCGCGGTCGCCGACATCGCGACAGCCGACGGCGGCTCGGTGTGCGGCATCGCCTGCGACGTCTCCGACCCTGCCCGGCTCCAGGCACTGTTCGACTTCGCGATCGCCCGCTACGGCCACATCGATGTCTGGCTCAACAACGCCGGCGTCTCCGAGGGCTACCGCCCCCTCGACGAGCTGTCCGGCGCAGAGATCCGCAGCCTCGTCGACATCAACCTCACGGGCACGATGCTCGCGTGCCGGCTCCTGGTCCCGTACTTCCGCGAGCACGGCGGACTCCTCATGAACGTGACCGGCCGCGGGTATCGCGGCGAGGCCACCCCCTACACGGCCGCCTACGCCGCCACCAAAGTCGCGATCGCGAGCCTCACCCGCTCAATCGCCAAGGAGAACGCCCGCTTCCCGATGTCTATCCACGCACTAGTCCCCGGCATGGTCGCTACCGACTTCTACCGCGACATCAAGGTGAGCCCACGACTGCAGACCACCAAGCACAATTGGCGCTACGCCCTCGACGCGTTCGGCGTGCCGCTCGACCGCGTGGGTGTCGAAACCGTGTCGCTGCTTGGCCAGGAGCCGGGCCGCGTCACCGGCAAGGTCTACTCACTCATCACACCGGCGCGCACCGTGCGCGGCATCCTGAAGATCATGGGCCACCGCGCGAGCGGCATGCTCAAGGCCGAGGACTAGCGCGATGGACCCGGAACGCCGACACGAGCCCATTCTCCGTGCACGGCAGCGCCGGTCCGGGTATGGCTCATCGCGTCGCGCGGCCCGCCCGTCGCGTCGCGACGCGATACTCATCTCCCCGGGCGGCACGCGATCGTCGGTGTCGGCCTACGGGCGGCCGCGCAGACGCGGGGGCGGGCGGGCACTCCTTGGCGTGCTCGCCCTCCTGTTGGTTGCCGGCGCGGTGGGCGTCTTCACGTACACGCGGCCGGTCGGCGCGGCGATAGCGGCCACACCTGCCGACGCAGCGATCGCGTCGTGCGAATGCACGGCCACCGGGTCGCTCGCGCTGGCCGACCTCGAGCCAGGCACATACGCCGTCCGTGTCGAGCGCGCGGGCTTCGAGCCGCTCGACACGAGCGTCGCGCTCAAGCGGTTCTCGGACAACGAGTTCAGCTTCGCGCTCAAACCGCTGCCACAGAAGACCGAGGTCGTGGTGCATCCCGAAGGTGCGACCGTCCGCATCCTGGCGGGCGAGCGCGAGGTCGCCGCCGACACCGGGAAGCTCGCGGCGGAAATCCCCTCCGGGTCCTACACCGTCGAAGCGACCCTCAAGGGCTGCAACGCATACCGGCGCGACCTCGTGATCGACCGGAAGACCTCGCTGGAGCTGTGGCTCGACCCGAAGGGCCAGCTCGTGCACAGCCTTGGCATGGTGACCACGTCCGGCGCACCCAAGGCCGTCGCGATCACGCCTGACGGCCGCGAGGTCTGGGCGACGATACTGAACGGCCCGCCGTCGATCGAGATCTTCGACCCCGTAACGCTTCGCCGCACCGGCACGGTCGACATCGGCGAGCACGGTGCGGTCGAGATCGAGTTCTCGGCCGACGGGACGCGCGCCTACGCGAGCCAGATGGAAACGGCCCGTGTCTTCGAGATCGACACGAAGACGCGCAAGGTCCTGCGCTCGATGGACACCGAGAGCGCGTGGACCAAGGTCGTCGAGCTGTCCCCGAACGGCAAGACCGCTTACGCGGCGAACTGGTCCGGCCACGACGTGTCCGAGATCGACATCTCCTCGGGCAAGCTGCGGCGGCGCATACGCACGGCGAACACCCCGCGCGGACTGTACGCGACCGAGGACGGCGCCGCCCTCTACGTGGCAGGCTTTGGCACCGGCGATCTCGACCGGATCGACCTGGCCTCCGGCGATTCCAAGACGGTTTTCGACGGCGGCGGGGCCCTGCGCCATATCGTCGCGGACGCCGACAAGAGCATCCTCTACATCTCCGACATGTCCAAGGACGTGGTCTGGAAGCACGACATGCTCACCGGCAAGACGACGAAGTTCCTCGAGACCGACGAGAAGCCCAACACGATCGACCTCTCCCCCGACGGGGCCGTGCTGTTCGTCTCCTGCCGAGGAGAGAACAACTCCAAGAGCTACTACATCCCCGGGCCAGAGTGGGGCACGATCCTGCTGTTCGATACCGAGACCGGCAAGCCGCTAGATGCGGTTGTAGGCGGCAACCAGTGCACCGCGCTCGACGTTTCGGGCGACGGCAAGCTGCTGGTGTTCTCCGATTTCCTGGACAACCGGCTGCGGTTCTATCAGGTTCCCGACATCGGAACGTTGCGGGCCGGCGACGGAGGCCGTTTCAAGCAGCACTTCGCCGATCTGCAGAAGTAGGCCCACCCCGCGATTCCCCGCCTCATCCTCAGAGGGCATGCCCCCCGAACTGGTTGCGCAATACCGAGAGCACCTGTCCCGCGTAGCTCGGGTCGCGCTCGGACTCCACACGAAACTGCAGGGCGCCTTCGATGATGCGCGCCGGCACCCCGATCTCCTTGGAAGCGTCGACCGTCCAGGCGCCTTCGCCGGTGTGTCTTACGGCACCGCCTACCCCACCAAGATCCTGGCCGAACTCCTCGAAGGCGGATTCCAGCCACCCGATCAGCCGTGACTCGATGACCGAACCGTTCTGGTAGACGTCGGCCACACGGGCGAGATCGAGACCGTACTCGGACGCGTGCATGATCTCGAACCCCTCGGCGATCGCCTGCATCATGCCGTACTCGATGCCGTTTCCCCGGTCGCCCCGAACACGACGAGCACCGTCGGGGTGTTGAATGCAGCGTCGAGCGCCATCTGCCCTGCCCTCCGCAGTCACGTGCCCGAAGCGTCGGCGTCCGCGACACCGGCCGAGGAGTACATTCCCCATGCGCGGGAGGCCGCGTTGGCACGGAGTTCGCAGCCGCGGAAGACCAGCGGACTCGGCTGGAGAGGTGAAGCATGCTCGCATACAAGGAAACGCTCACGTCGGACATCACGCGGGTGGCGCTGGAGTGGCTGCCGAGCCCGGTGTTCGTGCACGATGTGGACACCCTCTTCTACGCGAATCTCGCCGCACAGGAGCTCTTCGGGGCGTCGGATCGCTCGCACCTGGAGGGACTGGCAATTGAGTCTATCGTGCACCCCCATGATCGCGACGCTGGAGCACAACGAAGGACGCTTGTCCTCCAGCACGACCACGTCTATGAACGCGTGCCCCTCAAGCTGCTCACACTCCAGGGGGAGCCGCTGTATCTCGAGGTATCGGCGCGGCGCATCTTCGTGGGAGGCGTCCCGCTCATCCTCGCCGTCGGCCGCTGGGGCTCGTAACCCCGGCTCGCCGCTCTACCCCACCGGCTCGATGACCTCGACGCCGCCCATGTACGGGCGCAGCGCCTCGGGTACGACAACGCTGCCGTCTGCCTGCTGATAGTTCTCGAGCACGGCGACGAGCGTCCGCCCGACTGCAAGACCCGAGCCGTTCAGCGTGTGCACGAGACGACTTCCCTTGAACGCCGCCGGGTCCCGGTACTTGATCGCCGCGCGTCGCGCCTGGAAATCGGTGCAGTCGCTGCAACTCGAGATCTCCTTGTACGCGCCATAGCTCGGCAGCCAGACCTCGACGTCGTAGGTCTTGGCAGCGGAAAAGCCCATGTCCCCCGTGCACAGCGTGATGGTGCGATACGGCAGGCCAAGGAGCTGCAGGATGTTCTCTGCGTCGACGACCATGGTCTCGAGCTCGTCGAAGCTCGTCTCCGGTGTCGCGAACTTCACCATCTCGACCTTGTCGAACTGGTGCACGCGAATCATCCCGCGCGTGTCGCGACCGGCCGCCCCGGCCTCCTCGCGGAAGCACGGCGTGTACGCGCAGTAGCGCAAAGGCAGCTGGCTCGCATCAAGCACCTCATCGCGGTGCAGGTTCGTGAGCTGCACCTCGGCGGTGGGAATCAGGTAGAGCCCCTCGTCGGTCCGGAACAGGTCCTCCTCGAACTTCGGCAGCTGGCCGGTTCCGGTGAGCGTCTCGGCGTTCGCAAGCGCCGGAAGCGACCACTCCGCATACCCGCGCGATGAGTGCGTGTCGAGCATGAAGTTGATGAGTGCGCGGTTGAGCTTCGCCCCCATGCCGCCCAGGACGATGAAGCGCGACTTCGCGAGCTTCACGCCACGGTCGAAGTCGATCGCACCGAGTGCAGGGCCAAGGTCCCAGTGCGGGACCGGCTCGAAGTCGAACTCGCGAGGCGTGCCCCACCGGCGCACTTCGACGTTGGCAGTCTCGTCCGGACCGACCGGTACGGACGCGTCGGGAATGTTGGGAACCGTCATGAGAAGCTGACGGACGTCGGCCTCCACATGCTCGAGATGGGCGTCGTGTTGTGCGATCTCGTCGTTGACCTCGCGGACCGACTCCTTGGCAACTTCGGCCTCTTCACGCTTGCCGTCCTTCATGAGCGCGCCGATCTGCTTCGAAGCCTCGTTGCGGCGTGCCTGGAGGCCTTCGACGACCTGTATCAGCTCACGGCGCTCCTCGTCGAGCCGCGCAAACGCCTCGATGTCCCAGCTTGACCCGCGTGCGGCGAGCGCCTCGCGAACAGCGTCGAGATTCTCGCGAACGAACTTGGCATCGAGCATGGAGGGGCCTCCCGGATACTCCTGCCGAGGAGATGGCATCAACTCGTTTGCGAGTATACCGTACGGTTGTCGTGAGACGGCCCGTCAGCGCGCCTCGATGATCGAGTACCACGTGCCCGCGACCTCGTAGGTGACGAGCGCGTCCTCGGCGGCCCCTTCCTCGACCAGCCTCAGCCGCAGTTCGTCGAGGCCGGCGTCCGCCGAAGAGCGGAACATACTGCCGTCAGAAGGCTCGAAGCACCCGAGCTTCCAGTAGCTGGCGCTACGCGCAATCAACTTCGGGGTCACGAACTTGTGGCCGAGGACCTCGGGCGCGAACTCCACTCGCACCGGCGAGACTGGTGACGCGAGTTCGTCGGCGACCCACGCAATCTCCTTGCCATGCCGTGCATAGACCTGGTGCAACATGAGCCGGTTGTAGTAGGCCCCGACGCCGAAGAGGTAGAACACGACGAGCCCCGCCGTAAGCATGAGAGTCGCGTGCTTCGGCGCACGCCACAGCACGACACTCATTCCGGTCACCAAGATGAGCGCGACCCACAACAGCGGCCTTCCAAGCAGCCACATGCGGTAGACATCGATAGCCCCGCGATCGGTCATGAGACTCGCGAGGTCAGACTCGACCAAACCCCTCCAGGCACGCAGGACAAGCGCGACAGGGAGCGCCCACCCGACAATGACTGCAGTAGCGCCGAGTGGTTGGAACCACCGGCGCATCCTCGGCAGGGTCATGAACGCAAGAATGATGTAGAACGCCACCATGTAGATGGCGTAGCGGCCCATCACCTTCGACGGATCCGGGTAGTTGTAGTACGCGCGCCACGAATGACGGACCATCGCGACGGCGAACGCGGCGTTCAGCCCGAACACGAGCACGACCGCGCGCTCGTATACGCCCAGAGTGCGAGACCGGAGCGTTTCGGGCACGGACATGAGCACCAGACCGAGCACCGGCGCGGCGGCGAGCACGAAGTAGGCGCCGTACACGCGCACCCATAGGCCGAGACGCGCAAGCGTGAGCTGCGCGGGGTCGGGACGGGCCGCGATGCCGAAACCGAGGATGTCCTTGAGTGACGCCCCCTGCGGCGCCTGCATCGCGATCCAAACGCCGAATGTCACCGTGATCGCGGTGACCAGGACCGCGAACCGCCCGAGCTTCGCGGCCGAAGGCGAGAAGAGCCGTCGACCCTCGTCAGTCGCCGACGGCCGAAGCCACCACACCGCGACGAACACGGGGATGAGCGCGAAAGATATGTAGCGCGTGAGGTACAGCGCACCCAGGAGCACGCCCGTCCCGAGATCCCAAAGCACCGGTCTGCTCTTCGGCTGTCGAAGGACCATCCACGCGGCGAACAGAAACAGCGGGAAGTACAAGTTCTCGCTCAAGACGGAGCGTGGCAGCACGAGGTGGAACGGGATGAGAGCGAGCACGCCCGCGCACGCGAGGCTCTCCCGGCGCTCCAGCGTCAGACGTGCGATCAGGTAGGCCGGAACGACGATGGCCGACGAGTAGAGTACGTTCAGGAGCTTGATGACCTCGTGGAAGTTGTCGCCGCAGAAGAACGCGACCGAGATGGACAGCGGGTAGAGTAGTGGGTAGTGCGTGCCGTCGTAGGATAGCGACCCGGCGAGAGATCGCGCATAGTCGGTGTACTGGGCCTCGTCCATGAAGACGACGGGACCGCATGCGGTCTTCGTGACGAGAAGCAGCTTCACCGCCACGAGCGCCGCGAACAGGAGGATGACTCCCGTATACTCCTCGGCTATACCTCGGACATTCTCGCGCACATCCGTCTCCTCGCACATCAACTACGAGAACGCCGTATGAAGACTGGCTGCGATGCGGGAGAATCATAGCAGAGCGCAGCCCCGGCATCGGGCGGGACTGCGGGCGCGATCGCACGTCGAGGTAAGTGCTGGTCGTAGAAGCCGGGAAGGAACCCCCGTGACTCAGAACGATTCTCCTCGGCATCCCTTGCTGCCAACGCTGGAGCGCCTTCCAACCTCGGTGGTCATCTCGAGCACCGCCACAGGAATCATCCTGTGGACGAACGCATACAACCTCAGTGTCATCGGCACGACCGACCCGAACGACATCATCGGTCGTAACCTGCTCGACTTCCTGCCTCCCGAACAGCACGGCGTCGCCCTGCGCGACATCGAGGCGATGGCCCGGGGAGAGCGCAAAGTAGAGTCCGTGGTGTATCGCCTGCGCCGACTTGACGGCGGCACGTCGTACGTACACATCTCCTCGGTCCCCATCCGGTTCGAAGGTGTCCCGGCGATGCTCAGCCTCGTATTCGATGTCAGCGATCGCGAGAAGGCACTCCGCAGGCTCCAAGAGAGCGAAGAACGCTACCGCTCCCTCGTGGACAACTCACCCGACTGCGTCATGGTTTGCCAGGGGGACATCGTGAAATACGTGAACCCGACCACGGTGCGCGTCTTCAGGGCCGGCTCTGCCGAGGACATCTGTGGCCGATCGCTGTTCGACTTCGTCAAGCCGGACTTCCGCGCCATAGCCCGAACGCGCCAGAAGGCGATGTACCGGACTGGGAGGTCGTCGCCCCCGGTCGTCCTTGGCCTGGTGCGCCTGGACGGCACGTGCTTCCCCGGTGAAGCTCGCTCCTCGGTCATAACATGGGACGACGAACGCGCGACGCAGACGGTCATCCGGGACGTCGACGGCCTGATGGACGTCGACGTCGGCTGCAGCGAGTAGGCGCGGTGTCTACTCCGGCTTCCGGGCCAGCATCACGAGTTGCCGGTGTCGGAAGCGGATGATACCGCGGTCTGCCAACTCGGGCGCCAACCATTCGTGCACCGCATCGAGCGGCTTTCGTTCACGGCGGGCACAACTCTCGCACAGCGGATCTGTTCCGAACGTACTCTCGGAGCCGTCCTTCTGGGTACGATGAAACCGTATCGTCAACTGGGGGGTGGTCACCGTTCGCTACAACGTGACGTCCGACCGGTCCGTCAGCATCCGGCGCGGGGACATCACGCGCGTGGAGGCGGACGCTATCGTCAACGCCGCGAACTCGCATATGGCGCCGGGCGGTGGCGTGAGCGGCGCGATACACAGCGCCGCCGGACCGGAGCTTGCCGAGGAGTGTCTTGCGGTCGTCTCCGCCTGTGGCCCGCTCCAAACCGGCCAGGCCGCGATCACCGGTGCCGGAGCCCTCTGGTGGGCGAAGCACGTCGTGCACGCGCTCGGTCCCGTGTGGCACGGCGGCGGGCGAGGCGAGCCGGAAGCGCTCGCAAGCGCCTACCGCTCCGCGATTCGATGCGCCGATGAGGCCGAGGCGACGACAATCGCGTTTCCGAGCATCTCGACGGGGATCTTCGGCTATCCCGTGAAGGAAGCGGCCCCCGTCGCGCTGCATGCGATCGCGTCAGCGCTGCGCCAGACCCACAGCGTGCAGGTTGCCAAGATGGTGCTCTTCGACGAGACGACCTACAACGCCTACGAACGAGCGCTGAAGCAGCTGGCTGCCGAGGAATCCGCCGAGGACGCCCTCTCGGAGTAGAGCGCTTCCGATAGCTCAGCCGGGTGCCCCGCGCTAGGACGACCCGATGTGCGAGAGCGCAGCCCCGTACGCCCCAACGGTCTGCGCCTCCACCGGAACGACGACATCGTCGCCGAACCCGTCGGAGATCAGCCGGACCATCGCGGGGTTCTTCGCCACACCGCCCGCGAACACGAGCGGGCCGCTCGCGTCGAGGCGCTTGAGCGAGCCGAGAGTCCGCGTCGCGATGGATTCGTGCAGGCCTCTCGCAATACGGCCCCGGTCGACACCACGGTGAACGAGACATGTGACTTCGCTTTCCGCGAACACCGTGCACATCGAGGAGATGGCCACGCCGGTCGCGGCGTCGAGCGCCGCGGTGGCCATTTCCTCTAGGGTGTACCCAAGCGCATGCGCCATGACCTCGAGAAACCTGCCGGTCCCTGCGGCGCACTTGTCGTTCATCGTGAAATCGGCAACATGGCCCTGAGGGCTCAGAATGATGACCTTCGTGTCCTGACCGCCTATGTCGAGCACCGCCCCTGCCTCCGGGAACAGCCTCGATGCCCCCATGGCGTACGCCTTGATCTCCGTAACGGCATCGCAGCCAAGATTCTGCCGTGCGGCGTGTCGGCCATAGCCGGTCGCGACGACCACGTCGTGCTCGCCACGCGACAGAAACTCCGCATAGACAGCGGCGGGCTCGAACCCGGAGTCCGCGATCTCGTACGCGACAACCGCGCCGTCCTCAACCCACACCGCGTCGACGCTGCGTGAACCGATGTCGAGTCCGAGAATCCGCATGTCCGGGTCCGGCCCCTCCCCTGAGCCTTCAGAGCATCTCGAGAAACGCTTCGACGCGCGTCGATAGTTGCCCGATGTCCTCCATCGAGTAGTCGGTGTCGATCTTCAGCACCGGGATACCTGCATCCTTGGCTGCCTTCTCGACCGACGTCGCCTCGATCTGATACGGGCCGCAGAACTGCAGCGCATAGTGAAGGATGCCGTCAGCCTTGTACTCCTTGGCAAGGCGGAGCACGTCTTCGATACGTCCGGAGTTGGGCGTGAAGCACGCGCAGTTGATGTCGAGGTACTTCTCGGCGATGTCATCGAGCATGGAGTCGACGTCGGCGGAGCCTTCGGCGACGAGCTTCTCGTAGTAGCGGCTGCCGGTGCAGAGCTCCTCGGCCACCACGATGCCGCCGGCCTTCTCGATGACGTCGTGGACTTTCCAGTTCGGGATCGCCATGGGCGAGCCGGTCACGAGCACGCGCTTGGAGCCGTTCGACACGGCCACGCCGTCGGCGATGCGCTGCTCGAGCTCGTCAGCGATGGCATTGACCATCTGCGTGAAGCGCGGAACGTCGTCGTAGAAGGCGACCTGGACGGCGAGCAGAGCGTCCTTGCCGGAGATGGGCACGCCCGAGGCCGCGCGAGCGGCGTTGAGGCGCTGCAGGGCGCGGCGCTTGTCGTTGACCTCCTTGATGGCTCGGCTCAAGTTCTCCTCGATCAGCTTATTGCCGGTCAGCTCCTCGAGACGCACCACCAGGCGGTCGATCTCGGCGCGCCACAGCGTCTTGTCCTCGGGGCGCTTCATCTGCGGAAGCTCCATGACGTGGACCGGCGCCATCTCACCGAGGAGCTCGTAGGCCTTCTTCTTGCCGTCGCAGGTAGTCTCGCCGATGACGAGGTCGGCCGACTCAATGTAGGGGCAGACCCGGCCGATCTTGAAGCCCATGAAGGACTTGATGAGCGAGCACGTGTTGCGGGGCAGAATGCGCTCGACCTCGTCGTAAGCCCATTCGGCCCCTGCGCACAGACCGATGGACTGGCCGCCAAGTGCACGGATGATCTCCTCGGGAACGTAGAGGCAGAAGGTCCCAACGATGGTGCCGCCCGCCTCCTTGTGGTCGAGCAGCTCCTTGATACGCAACCCGTGGATCTCAGAAAGCACGAAGTCGAAGTACTTCATGCCTTCGGGACGGTTCTCCTGCGAGAGATAGGCGTCTGCGTAGAGCTTCGGGATAGCCTCCAGCAGTGCGCAGTGTGCTCGTATGTTGATTCCGAGCTGTTCCCACATCTCCGAGTAGTCGACGGTCTCCACGTCAGCCATGCGCACTCCCCTTTCGTCCGGCATAGTACGCCATAAGATAACCGTATCGCAGCCATCTGTCACGCTTATGCCGTTATTGCGTTCACGGACTCTTCTCCAGGGTGCGGGTGCCGCGGTGCACCGATGCCTTATACTCGTCGCGGAGAGAGCTCACGCCCCGACGGGAGGCACGATGACCGCCGCTCACGATCCACAACGCACGGATTCCGCGACTAGCGAGGACCGGCGCTCCT
Protein-coding sequences here:
- a CDS encoding SIMPL domain-containing protein (The SIMPL domain is named for its presence in mouse protein SIMPL (signalling molecule that associates with mouse pelle-like kinase). Bacterial member BP26, from Brucella, was shown to assemble into a channel-like structure, while YggE from E. coli has been associated with resistance to oxidative stress.), with product MRITHAGVIAATLAAALLLTGCQTKVVTAPAQSTALETVTAQGMGKTLAAPDAAEISLGVSFTEPSAKDALDKASKAADKLSAAVQKAGVAKEDVQTANISVYPQYRQKSGKPEITGYQASIDVRVKVRDIERVGDVIAAGSDAGATNIGGPSFVLDDDAAASAEAIENAIDKARARGEAMAKAAGRTLGAIRAVSDSGVSTPVYHGTWSDGLRGYAPEAIAVEPGQLDITANVTVIFDLE
- a CDS encoding TIGR00725 family protein is translated as MRTIIGVMGGGEADPATTAAAGQLGALIAAQGWVLLTGGRACGVMDASSRGAHEAGGTVVGVLPDDDTRRTSGHVDIPILTGMGDARNVINVLSSRVVVAMRGSAGTISEVAHALKAGRPVVALDFPLGERFIEYYTSGRLVDVSNPIEAIEAVRTFLGERDTP
- a CDS encoding SDR family oxidoreductase, with protein sequence MSVAGKVVVITGSTRGIGRSIAEACAGAGAHVVVSSRTPEAVEGAVADIATADGGSVCGIACDVSDPARLQALFDFAIARYGHIDVWLNNAGVSEGYRPLDELSGAEIRSLVDINLTGTMLACRLLVPYFREHGGLLMNVTGRGYRGEATPYTAAYAATKVAIASLTRSIAKENARFPMSIHALVPGMVATDFYRDIKVSPRLQTTKHNWRYALDAFGVPLDRVGVETVSLLGQEPGRVTGKVYSLITPARTVRGILKIMGHRASGMLKAED
- a CDS encoding YncE family protein — encoded protein: MDPERRHEPILRARQRRSGYGSSRRAARPSRRDAILISPGGTRSSVSAYGRPRRRGGGRALLGVLALLLVAGAVGVFTYTRPVGAAIAATPADAAIASCECTATGSLALADLEPGTYAVRVERAGFEPLDTSVALKRFSDNEFSFALKPLPQKTEVVVHPEGATVRILAGEREVAADTGKLAAEIPSGSYTVEATLKGCNAYRRDLVIDRKTSLELWLDPKGQLVHSLGMVTTSGAPKAVAITPDGREVWATILNGPPSIEIFDPVTLRRTGTVDIGEHGAVEIEFSADGTRAYASQMETARVFEIDTKTRKVLRSMDTESAWTKVVELSPNGKTAYAANWSGHDVSEIDISSGKLRRRIRTANTPRGLYATEDGAALYVAGFGTGDLDRIDLASGDSKTVFDGGGALRHIVADADKSILYISDMSKDVVWKHDMLTGKTTKFLETDEKPNTIDLSPDGAVLFVSCRGENNSKSYYIPGPEWGTILLFDTETGKPLDAVVGGNQCTALDVSGDGKLLVFSDFLDNRLRFYQVPDIGTLRAGDGGRFKQHFADLQK
- a CDS encoding PAS domain S-box protein, translating into MLAYKETLTSDITRVALEWLPSPVFVHDVDTLFYANLAAQELFGASDRSHLEGLAIESIVHPHDRDAGAQRRTLVLQHDHVYERVPLKLLTLQGEPLYLEVSARRIFVGGVPLILAVGRWGS
- the serS gene encoding serine--tRNA ligase, whose protein sequence is MLDAKFVRENLDAVREALAARGSSWDIEAFARLDEERRELIQVVEGLQARRNEASKQIGALMKDGKREEAEVAKESVREVNDEIAQHDAHLEHVEADVRQLLMTVPNIPDASVPVGPDETANVEVRRWGTPREFDFEPVPHWDLGPALGAIDFDRGVKLAKSRFIVLGGMGAKLNRALINFMLDTHSSRGYAEWSLPALANAETLTGTGQLPKFEEDLFRTDEGLYLIPTAEVQLTNLHRDEVLDASQLPLRYCAYTPCFREEAGAAGRDTRGMIRVHQFDKVEMVKFATPETSFDELETMVVDAENILQLLGLPYRTITLCTGDMGFSAAKTYDVEVWLPSYGAYKEISSCSDCTDFQARRAAIKYRDPAAFKGSRLVHTLNGSGLAVGRTLVAVLENYQQADGSVVVPEALRPYMGGVEVIEPVG
- a CDS encoding glycosyltransferase family 39 protein, yielding MRENVRGIAEEYTGVILLFAALVAVKLLLVTKTACGPVVFMDEAQYTDYARSLAGSLSYDGTHYPLLYPLSISVAFFCGDNFHEVIKLLNVLYSSAIVVPAYLIARLTLERRESLACAGVLALIPFHLVLPRSVLSENLYFPLFLFAAWMVLRQPKSRPVLWDLGTGVLLGALYLTRYISFALIPVFVAVWWLRPSATDEGRRLFSPSAAKLGRFAVLVTAITVTFGVWIAMQAPQGASLKDILGFGIAARPDPAQLTLARLGLWVRVYGAYFVLAAAPVLGLVLMSVPETLRSRTLGVYERAVVLVFGLNAAFAVAMVRHSWRAYYNYPDPSKVMGRYAIYMVAFYIILAFMTLPRMRRWFQPLGATAVIVGWALPVALVLRAWRGLVESDLASLMTDRGAIDVYRMWLLGRPLLWVALILVTGMSVVLWRAPKHATLMLTAGLVVFYLFGVGAYYNRLMLHQVYARHGKEIAWVADELASPVSPVRVEFAPEVLGHKFVTPKLIARSASYWKLGCFEPSDGSMFRSSADAGLDELRLRLVEEGAAEDALVTYEVAGTWYSIIEAR
- a CDS encoding PAS domain S-box protein produces the protein MTQNDSPRHPLLPTLERLPTSVVISSTATGIILWTNAYNLSVIGTTDPNDIIGRNLLDFLPPEQHGVALRDIEAMARGERKVESVVYRLRRLDGGTSYVHISSVPIRFEGVPAMLSLVFDVSDREKALRRLQESEERYRSLVDNSPDCVMVCQGDIVKYVNPTTVRVFRAGSAEDICGRSLFDFVKPDFRAIARTRQKAMYRTGRSSPPVVLGLVRLDGTCFPGEARSSVITWDDERATQTVIRDVDGLMDVDVGCSE
- a CDS encoding macro domain-containing protein; this encodes MVTVRYNVTSDRSVSIRRGDITRVEADAIVNAANSHMAPGGGVSGAIHSAAGPELAEECLAVVSACGPLQTGQAAITGAGALWWAKHVVHALGPVWHGGGRGEPEALASAYRSAIRCADEAEATTIAFPSISTGIFGYPVKEAAPVALHAIASALRQTHSVQVAKMVLFDETTYNAYERALKQLAAEESAEDALSE
- a CDS encoding acyl-CoA dehydratase activase gives rise to the protein MRILGLDIGSRSVDAVWVEDGAVVAYEIADSGFEPAAVYAEFLSRGEHDVVVATGYGRHAARQNLGCDAVTEIKAYAMGASRLFPEAGAVLDIGGQDTKVIILSPQGHVADFTMNDKCAAGTGRFLEVMAHALGYTLEEMATAALDAATGVAISSMCTVFAESEVTCLVHRGVDRGRIARGLHESIATRTLGSLKRLDASGPLVFAGGVAKNPAMVRLISDGFGDDVVVPVEAQTVGAYGAALSHIGSS